Proteins encoded together in one Benincasa hispida cultivar B227 chromosome 1, ASM972705v1, whole genome shotgun sequence window:
- the LOC120088207 gene encoding cytochrome b5-like: MASDPKVFVFDEVAKHNHQRDCWLIISGKVYDVTPFLEEHPGGDEVLLLATEKDATDDFETVGHSLSATEEMEKYYVGNVDMSTVPKPVDYRPAASQSAKASATATITTSSAQSSGSLIKVLQYLIPLLIIGVAFYLQYYGKKQ; encoded by the exons ATGGCTTCGGATCCTAAGGTTTTCGTCTTTGATGAAGTGGCTAAACACAATCACCAGCGGGATTGTTGGCTTATAATCTCTGGAAAG GTTTATGATGTCACCCCTTTTCTGGAAGAACATCCTGGAGGTGATGAAGTCTTGTTATTAGCTACTG AAAAAGATGCAACCGATGACTTTGAAACTGTGGGTCACAGTTTATCTGCAACAGAGGAAATGGAAAAATATTATGTTGGGAATGTTGACATGTCTACGGTTCCAAAGCCAGTCGATTATCGACCAGCTGCTTCCCAATCAGCAAAGGCATCAGCAACGGCAACAATAACAACGTCGTCAGCTCAATCTTCAGGATCTTTGATAAAAGTATTGCAATATCTGATTCCCCTGTTGATTATAGGTGTTGCATTTTATCTGCAATACTATGGCAAAAAACAGTAA
- the LOC120089118 gene encoding uncharacterized membrane protein At1g16860-like — translation MSDLSIAAPTVKHHHYSACSPIPSAALYILIPLFILGFSVSIFVLVVVHNAFFFLSLLFLSIFLSAFALWNNLNFSSKAAINSFLHSFPDSDLTLARDGQLVKITGYASCGTVSLESSYEKATGCIYASTSLYECRGMPLIFQKITQPYCGWRLVYSERFTTDFYITDRKSGIRAMVRAGPGSKLVPLIMESKLVSTTRHRKILSPSLRKWLRDRNISTEARMLRLEEGYVQEGGFVSVMGILHRNNGHITIVQPPEVISTGCVWRKLLLPIHIEGLVLGVSQTTGPSLGQGSICHQEQFADG, via the exons ATGAGTGACCTCTCCATTGCAGCTCCAACCGTAAAACACCACCATTATAGCGCCTGCAGCCCCATTCCTTCTGCAGCTCTTTACATTCTCATACCCCTTTTCATTTTGGGATTTTCCGTCTCCATTTTCGTCCTTGTTGTAGTTCACAAcgccttcttcttcctctctcttcTCTTTCTATCCATCTTCCTCTCTGCTTTCGCCCTCTGGAATAACCTCAACTTCTCCTCCAAAGCCGCCATTAACTCATTtcttcactcctttcccgactCCGACCTCACACTCGCTCGCGATGGTCAACTCGTTAAGATTACAGGG TATGCTTCGTGCGGGACGGTCTCCTTGGAATCATCCTATGAAAAGGCTACTGGGTGCATTTATGCATCTACCTCTTTATATGAATGTAGAGGAATGCCTCTGATTTTTCAAAAGATAACTCAACCTTACTGTGGTTGGAGGTTAGTATATAGTGAG AGGTTCACCACTGACTTCTACATAACTGATAGAAAATCTGGTATTAGAGCTATGGTAAGGGCCGGCCCTGGTAGTAAACTGGTTCCTCTTATTATGGAGAGCAAGCTTGTTAGTACTACAAGACACCGCAAGATTCTGTCTCCTTCCTTGAGAAAATGGCTGAGAGACAGAAACATTTCTACTGAAGCCCGAATGCTTCGACTTGAAGAAGG ATATGTTCAGGAAGGCGGCTTTGTCTCTGTAATGGGAATATTGCATAGGAATAACGGTCATATAACAATAGTTCAACCTCCAGAAGTAATCTCTACCGGATGTGTATGGCGGAAACTTCTTCTTCCCATTCATATTGAGGGACTAGTTCTTGGGGTCTCACAGACGACTGGCCCTTCGCTCGGTCAGGGATCGATATGTCATCAAGAACAGTTTGCTGACGGATGA